In the Pontibacillus sp. HMF3514 genome, TGCATGGCTTAGTTATGCTGTGTTTAAAACAAAAAAATCTGTTCACATGTTCCAGCTCAACTCCTATCGTAACGAGCGGTTCATGCGTTGGATGAAAGGGAATAAGACGAAACCATTCCCTCCGAAAGAATTTCTAGTTTTAATTGGTTTATTAATCGGTTGGATTGGCGGTCCGTTTATAGGTCTCGTTTTATTTGCCGCGCTCTACTTTTTAATCGCATTCCTTCGAAAGGAAGAACCGCAAAAGAAAAAGCTTGTCTATACACCTCGTGTGAAACGTCTATTAACGACATTAGGCATTATTCATATTTTGATCTTACTCGGAACACTCTTACTTATTGAAAGTTCTTTATTGATCTTAACGGTATTATTCCTAGCTAACATGTTCCTTTATCACTTATTAATGCTTGCTAAAGTGGTTAACCAGCCGATAGAAAAAAGCATTAATCAACGCTATTTTAACGATGCCGAAAATCGCATTCAGTCTATGAACGATTTAAAAGTAGTAGGGATTACAGGTAGTTTTGGAAAAACAAGTACGAAAAACGTGCTGAATCAAGTGCTTTCTTCTAGTGCAAACACACTTATGACACCAGAGAGTTTTAATACAAAGCTTGGTAACACGATTACGATTCGAAAAGATTTAAAACCCTATCATGAGTACTATATCGCTGAAATGGGAGCGAAACAGGAGAATGATATTCAAGAAATTTGTGATCTTGTTCACCAGAAATACGCTATCCTAACAGCCATTGGTGAACAGCACCTTGAAACATTCAAAAGCTTAGACAATATTAAGAAAACGAAATACGAGATTATAGAATCACTACCTGAAGATGGGATCGGCTTTTTAAATATGGATGATGAAAATATCATGTCC is a window encoding:
- the murF gene encoding UDP-N-acetylmuramoyl-tripeptide--D-alanyl-D-alanine ligase; the protein is MLNILWIAAIIAWLSYAVFKTKKSVHMFQLNSYRNERFMRWMKGNKTKPFPPKEFLVLIGLLIGWIGGPFIGLVLFAALYFLIAFLRKEEPQKKKLVYTPRVKRLLTTLGIIHILILLGTLLLIESSLLILTVLFLANMFLYHLLMLAKVVNQPIEKSINQRYFNDAENRIQSMNDLKVVGITGSFGKTSTKNVLNQVLSSSANTLMTPESFNTKLGNTITIRKDLKPYHEYYIAEMGAKQENDIQEICDLVHQKYAILTAIGEQHLETFKSLDNIKKTKYEIIESLPEDGIGFLNMDDENIMSYTPKNPVRKVYYGIDSEDAEYRAYDLQSHKKGTTFKVQHKDQGFIGEFETKLLGKHNIYNILASIAFAMEMGISVDKIKLGVKQITPVEHRMEIKKGGGNITIIDDSFNSNPTGSKMALEVLGNMEGYRVLVTPGMIELGDKQYEYNKRLGGYAAENCDYVILVGKKQTEPIQDGLKESNYPDEQVYVAQHLNDALQHMHQIAKPGTIALLENDLPDTFNE